The Hordeum vulgare subsp. vulgare chromosome 4H, MorexV3_pseudomolecules_assembly, whole genome shotgun sequence genomic interval CGAGCTCGCTCTGGGCGCGAGCGACCTTGCGTCGTCAAAAATGTCCGTCGGTGCTCACGGTCCAGGGGGAGTGTGCACTGGCAGCGCGGTGCATAGAGGCTATGCGCGGCGACTGGCGACGCAGCGACACGCTAGACTACTGCGCACAGCGGCTACGACACTACGACGGTGAGCAGGAAGCCCCTGGTCGTGCCCGTGTTGAAGGGTATGTTCGGCCGCCCGTCGCCCCTTCCTCGTCGACAGCCTGAAGCCCGTCGAGCTGCTGGCTTCACATCCGCGCGGCCTCCCTGGTAACCGCACTCTGCCCCATGCTCCGGCCGCGTCAAACTCATCGACGTGCTTGCAAGACGGCTGCCTAGAAGTTGTTTGATGGAACACATGACAGAAACAAAGATGTGAAGAAGATGAGCGTTTAGTCATTGATAGGTGGGGCCCGCGTATTATTTGCCACATCAGTCGATTAAACTTTTGGTCTTCGCCACGTCAGCCCGATAGGCGGGCCTTACCAATCAGTTTTTCTGTTTTCACGGGTAAATCCGAACGTTAGTGCTCCGCGTTACGCATTAGACACAATGTTGATGGTTTTTGTGCCCTGATTTAAATGGGATACCAAGTTGTTATCTTAACCTCAAGTGTGATGGTTTTAGATAAATAACTCGTCGCCTACGTGCACAACCTGCATCTCATCTATCGCTTctgaagcttgagtgatgctcttCTCTCTCCCGAAAGAACCCATCGCCGCCACACTCGAGGCGGCTCTTCCTGTCTCCGATGGCCAACAAGTAACCGAATGTGCGTCTTCTCCTCCGACTCTTTAGTGCGGCCCTTCGGTAGCCATCGCTCGTTGCCACACCTGGTCGGCAATCTGTTATTTGCCGACATAGCTCGCTGTTATTGTCGGACTGTGCAATGCCGCCCCAGCTCGCCGTCGTCATCGGACCGTTCGCTACCACCCCaacttgtcgtcgtcgatgtaccGTTCGCTTCAAGGTACAATGTCCCTCgctgccccctccttcttctggcCTCAATCCTCACCCTTGTCTGCTCTCCTTCCTTTTCAACCAAGCAGGCAGTCTAATTATATTCCTTTACACCCATGAACCAAATAAAACAAGGATTTATCCATTACGTTTCTCTTACCAACGTGATCTAATCTCTTTATCATTTAGCCTGGTTGTAAtggatagtatcatatactagtatcatgcatataataTTATTGTATGATAACACagacgtaatgcatagtatcatgtgttagtaTCATAGAATGGTTAATTCATTGTCTTGCAAGACAAATagcagcacatcatttaatatgatactcaaccatctctttcttcatttaattctatgtcacctcatTAAAATTACCTacttccttcgttcctaaatataagaccttctagagattatattataaactacatacgaatgtatgtagacatattctaaagtgtagattcacttattttactccgtatgtagccttctaagaaatctctaaaaagtcttatattttggaacggaaggAGTAGTTGGAATGCATGATACTATCTATTATACTTCCATTACACACAGCCTTATGTAAATCCAGTGACGAAGAAATAATATCTCGGGATCTCGAGAGAAGACGCCAGCAGGTTCGCGTAGCAGCAGGCTCACCCAGCCGACATGATCACACACGTCACGTCACACACACGCGCGCGGCAGCTCATAACGTGCGCGCAGTGAAGCGGCCGGTTCTAAAGCACCACGTGCCGGTTGCCCATTGGTCACACGGCATGCACTCgatcggcggcgacgacggctggCTCTGGATCGGTCAGGTCGACGGCTCCGACCCACACACGTGTCCACCGTCGCTCCTCCACAGATGCAGCGGCCGACGACACGTATGGCGTTCGTGGTTGCTTTCGTTTCCTCCGGCCGACGGTTGACACGTACGACACGGCCGTGAGCCGTCCGTGTATATATGTACACGTACGCGGCCATATATTCGCTCCTCTCCTCCGCCACAGCCAGCGCGCGAGGCAAGCACCAGATCGAAGCATACTTACATACACCCGTTGGTAGTCTGCAACTGCAAGAGACGTACTTACGTACGTACGTGGCGATCGATGAGGGTCGTCGGAGCTGCAAAGCCGGAGAGGATGCCTTCCGTGGAGCGGGAGCCCAAGACGCTCTCCCTCGGCGAGCTCAACTACGCCAGGGTAAGCAAGGCACGCAGTACAATCTCAGATCGTAGCTTCCAATACACGTTCCGTTTCGTTTACATACATTTCTTTTAGGGTTGATTTCGTTTACATACATAGGAGTACTACGTACCATTGATTGTTCGTTTGCTGCAGGAAGCGGCGCTGTACGTGCTGACCACGCACTCATGGCAGGACGCCGCACGAATCTTCACCGAGGTACGTAACCCACATTTCACTTCCTTGCTGATGAGAGAACTAGTAGCTGTTTCCCTTTGCGGGTAATTTATGTGACATGACACGTCGTTGTCTAAATACGCGTGCTGCATGGCGCAGGGTCTGAAGCAGGTGCACGGCGTGAGGAGGAGTTCCACGGActcggacgacgacgacgacgacgaggaaggGGACGTGTTCGATCCGGACGCGCTCGTCGACGATCACGACGCGCGTCACCGCCGGCTGCGTGGGCGCGTCGCCAAGAAACGAGACTTTGCTACAGCACCCTTCTAGTTACGGGGGTTCACATCCCTGTAGCATCCCTATAGAAAAAGCTACGTAGGATCAAATCCATGCCGCACATGTAAACGTACGGCTGTTCCCTCCCCTAGAAAAACACAACATGTAAAACGGTTGTCTTCTGTTTTGCTACCTGTTCATAAAGCTTTTTTCTGTAACATATTAGCGGCTTCTGCTGCCGCAGcagatttttcttcttcccaaTGGTTAAGAAACTCAACAGCTGAACATTACAGCTCTGGTCTTAGAGCTTTGACGTATTATCGGGGAAAGACTAGTATAGAATCTCACACCAGATGAGATCAATGATATCAACCATAGAAAAAACAATTAGACATCTTAAAAAATTCTGATACTTTTTGACGACATATGTACGACGTGTgtctaaaactttaaaaaaaacagCTCAAAACTCGATGAAAGGGTGGAGATTTAAAGAAGGTAAAATTCGAATTTGGATAATGACATCTTTGGGTGAATAAATTTTTACACTATTCACATTTgattttatcttttttatttcaaTTTGGGTGGATTGAATTAGGAGCTGAAACCTTTTAAGATTGTACATCAATGTTTTGATGTTTATCTACAAAAGGTTTAAAAGGTTTTAAcatgttttgtattttttttaaatgatcTTATTAGGTGAGATCTTATACCAGTTATCCCCCTAGTTATTGTCTATCTCGTCTAACACATGCGCTCTCCTGAATGGATTGCATGCAAAAGGTTATTTGAAACAGTATTGGTAGGTGTATGTACAAGTGAAACTGCCTCTAGATCTATTGAGACTTAACCAAGTCAAATAACATAACATGTAAGGAAAAAAAAGATTGCTTACATATTAATATAAGATCTGATGAATATAGCATCGATCGCCTGGATCACAAAAACATTGCAGCACACTTCAAACCAGAGTTATAACCCCTATATTTGAAAACCGGGCAGCGATTTGATCCGTGCTTGAATGGTTAGACATATGTTGGTTCAGTTTTTCGAAATTGTTCATAGAAATAGTATGCGCGTGTGAGTTTATAAAGATGAATGTATGTATGAGTATAAAGATGAATGTATGTATGAGTATCTATGTTTATACTGTACTTCTTTTTAAGCCACTGTTTAGGATCGGGAAGTGGTCCCCGCCCCTTATTAGAACTTGGTATTTAAACGTTATTGAAATACAATCAAGTTTTAGTGTTTGTATCCCTACAGTTAGAAGTATGAATATTGACTTGTTGCAAACAGAAATAGTAAATAAAGAGAAAACATTATGGTGGTTGCATATACCAAAATATGTTTTCGTCTCATCTTATATATGTAAAGCAACGATTAACAATATCCGGTATAAATGCACGCCTTCATAACACACACACTCAAGGCAGGATATATAGACGCTGAGCATAACAACCCCATCCCTAGCACTACAAGAGGAGCCAGGGGCTACAGCCGTGAACACGCCTGATGGTTGCATATAGCGCTTTGTGTTTGCTCGTAGACTCATCAATGTCAAAATATTATGAACCGTCCTTTGAAACTCAACATGGCACCCGCCGGGTTCAGGTGCAGTTAATGGTCACCCAAACATGTATTTGTCTCAATATTTTTCGCCTAAATTCATCCTGTACCCACATCATGGGTTTCAAAATGTTTCCATGCCCATATCCTATGGGTGCGGGTAATACCCACGGGTAAACATGCCCATCTAGGTCACCTTGCCCAATCTACAATTCATCATGTATTTTTCAACATTAGCGCATATATACAACATTCCAGTATGTATAGTTAATATTTCAGGACATATATACCACACTTTAGCATTTCAACACATATATATCATGATTTGTTATGCAATGAAATAAAAATGTTATTAATTTCAAAAGTGGATATCAATAAGCATGAACTAGATGGCACTAAACAATGTCCAATTACATTCATGGATGAGTAGGTGAACTTTTTAGAGAAACATTCACATGTGTCGTTTCTTAATTTTTTCCAGTTACAAGATAAACAAGAGGGACACCATTTTCTTCATTTCCTTTTACCGAAGATACGCTTGCAGCTCCTACTTCGAAATGATCAAATGAAGAAGACTAtacaacaagggcaaaagaatcaGAGACAAAATCACAAGCTCACAAAACAAGACCAACACGTTTAAAAAAAATGCACATGTATAAGGGGAGGGGATTTTGGGTCGAGACTAGTGGTTGCGTTAGCCTAGGCTAAAGCgactatttttttccttttaatgAATGATGCATTAAGAATTATATATGTACACGGCTTATCCGATGGGATGGGTatagtttttttttcatttatgaACTCATGGTTTTTTTTTCCTTCTAAACCCTCACCCTAATATGGTTTTTACACGTCGGGCTAACGGATTGCAAGTACCCATTGCCATGTTGATTCCAAACTGTCTTGGAGGCTGGGATATTGAGCAtcagctagagttgctcttagactATTTGCCTAAATCACAATATGCTTTCACCATTAGCTTACTAATGAACGTTTCAAATTCAGATCCCATTTGGTATGTTTAACATACTCTTTTTGGACTATTTTCTCGAGCAAACGGTAGATTTATATATATTCATATAGAGATAATTGACTAGTTACTGAATACTGAAAGAAAACCTATACATCTCATATGCTCATGCAAACCAGCCTCAGGCTACACACCCGACGGCATTCATGCACTACAAGAAAAATGGACAACCATCACAAAATAGCCTAACGAAAAAGATAGTGTTATAGTAGGTACACATCCATGACAGGAAAATGTCTTTTTGTCATACATGAGCTGATGCTTCACGGCTATGACAATGTCTCAAATATCAACTTGTATGACTTGTAAAAATTCAAAAAACTTGTATGACTTGTTTGGGCCTTCCATGATAAAGTGGTTCGTGATGGAAGAGAGGGGAATAATTTTTCCCTGATTTCTCTGGTCAGTTACACTATGACACGACCAATTGCTTCTTCAATCCCTGATCCAGTTGTCACTCATCCATTGTTTTGATGAGAAGCTTCACGCAGAGTAGAAGAGGATAGACGATTAGACAAACGACCAACTGGCCTAGCTTTAGCGAACTCACAACAAACTCAAGGTGCCATTGCTTCGAAGATCATTCAACTCCTCCGAAGAGGCCAAAAAAAGTACCTATAGATTATTAAGCATGCCTATGCATTTCTACTCTATTCATAATACTATATAAGTATATTCAGGTGTAAAGTAAACATTAAACAAGTAGACCATGGTAATCTGTCAATTGACACGCTACCTACAAGATTAAATAGCATGCATGTTTATACACAATAAAGTAAACTGCATTTAAACCAAGGGATAAGCATCAAAGAGAGGCATACGTTCAGTTAATTTCTAggagtaaatagcataaaactaccACATTACAGGCTAGGTCTACGAAAAACAATCACTATTTTTTATTGTTCAGTTGAAAAACAATCACTTTTTTTTATTGTTCAGAAAACTACCGTAGAAGTGATGGTGGCTCCAAAAACCCTAGTTGTCAAACTGTTAACTTTAAAATGGGTTTAGGACAAACAGGGCCCGCACATCAGATCGCCGTTATATTGGACTGTTAGTTGACCGTTAAGACATTGTGAGCCCACATGTCGGTCCCTAAGAAAAAGGCAATCGGGTCCTATATTTCTTTAAGAAAGCAATCGGGTCCTCTGCCCTTTCCTCCTCGACGCCCCTGCTGCTAAGTGTTGCTGCTGCAGGCCGCTCCTCCCTATCGCTGATGGACGCCGCTCCCCACCGTTGCACCCCGCCGCTGCCGATGGTCGCCGTCACTGCACCCTGCCGTCACTGCTCCATACTGTTGTTGCGGGCCACTGCACCCCGCCGTCATTGATGGTTGCCGTCGTTGCTCCCCGCTGCTGATGCGGGCCGTTGCACCCTGTCGCTCTGGGCCGCTGCAGGCCGCTGCTCCCGACGCCGCTCTCCGATGTTGTTGTTGGCCGCTACTCCATGCCGCCGCAACAGACGCTGCTCCTCACGCCGCTGCTAGCCGCTGCCACGCCGCCGCAACCGCCACTGCTCCCTGACATAGCTGTCGAACCGCTGCTGCGGGCGACCCTTGCCTTTGCCACCGTGGTGGGGCTGCTCCGGCCATGGTGTGGGCCAGGTGACGACAATGGCGAGGTGAGGTTGCCCCGTCCATGGCGCGGGTCGGACGCCGCCGTCCCTGAGGTGGGGCTGCATCGGCCATGGCGCGGGCCGGGCGTTGCTGTCGCCGATGTGGGGCTGCGCCGGCCATGGTATGTTGCTGGACGGCCatggaacaagatgaggaggacgaCTTTGTTAGCTTTCGGAATTTTATGTCACTGGATGTGGGTTTCACGTGTCAATTAACAATCAACTAAACAGTCAAACAAACGGTTTACTTATGGATGAGACCCAGTAGTCATAAGCATGATTAAAATTTAATCACATGGCaatttagttttttttttgaacAGCCCATCACTTTTGTGATAGTTTTTTGAACAATCAAAAAAAGTGGTAGTTTTTCGTAGACCTAACCTACAATGTGGtagttttatgttatttactcTCTTTCTGGTGTTCATCTTGGCACGGTTCGTCACCTCTTACTCGTCATAACATCGGGGCACAAATAAATGAATGAGAAAAAGCAAATCAAATAGCAGCCAAACACAAGTCAGAGTGAGCGGGTAGCAGAGATTTTGATAAGATGGATATTCTATAAACTGAGGTAGCAAAGAAGATTCAATGGATTCACTGGGTTTAGGTTTAGGATGGCTAATCATAGCTTGGCCATTGACTAAATAGTACCCATTATATATACCTTGGGCCAATCGTGTAAATAAACATGACATGCCAATACACGAAATAATAAAACTATGCTATGCACTTTAGCCACATAAGCGACACCATGGCATGTCAGAAGTAGTAGTTAGCCACTAAATTTAGACATGGCTAAATATTTACAGTTGTTAACGACAACCAAAACTAAACGTCGACAATGTAACCATTAGCAAGAATTTCCATAACAAGAGTCAATCAATACTACAATGAATCTAACTGAGCAATGGAATAACATACAATGAAGCATGTCTTGTACTAGGCtcaggatttacttatttttaaaCTCAGCTCAGGGTTTGTTCATAGCAACAGGAAACTTCAATGGATCTATTCTAAAATAACAAAGCATTTCATTCGACACTTTTTGCTCCGTGGTGTCCAACTCTCCCTGCTTTTTTGCGACAGTAGGAGCCTTGGCTTTATTTCCGATCGAATAATATATTTTTTTCCGAGAGCATGCAAATTGCATGCCTTAGCTTtatttagtataaagttgagtcaattttttagtcacttattttgggacggagggagtagaaggcaCTTTGATCAATAACTTCCACAAGAGCTTGAACCAAGCAACACAAAACCAGCACTATAACAGCAGGGGGAACTGAAGGAACTATCCTTTCTTCTTGCTGAATATATCAGCCGTAACCTGTA includes:
- the LOC123451213 gene encoding uncharacterized protein LOC123451213, yielding MRVVGAAKPERMPSVEREPKTLSLGELNYAREAALYVLTTHSWQDAARIFTEGLKQVHGVRRSSTDSDDDDDDEEGDVFDPDALVDDHDARHRRLRGRVAKKRDFATAPF